In Halobaculum magnesiiphilum, the following proteins share a genomic window:
- a CDS encoding lysylphosphatidylglycerol synthase transmembrane domain-containing protein, with protein MDSDQLRATVVGFLGAFAVLGVLLYLVGVGDLVDVLQGASIDVVALVVLVTVGWLVAWAVALRTVLGVLGIRLSVLRSFLVFNGAMFSNNVTPFGQAGGEPVTALLIATVADTEYERGLAAIASVDTLNFVPSITLALVGAAYFATETTFGTRLQLATGVVVALALLVPGLVYLGWQNRYALETRIVGAFVPLIRRIAGILPVFSAPTEESVESRIGHFFGAIERVATDRTGIAVSLAASTLGWILQMVALYLAFLAIDQPVPFSAMLFVVPMGAIAGITPLPGGAGGIEAVLVAVLAALPSVSVSATAALGAVVIYRGAVYWVPVIIGGVVVSVIGADSVG; from the coding sequence ATGGATTCGGACCAGCTACGCGCCACCGTCGTCGGGTTTCTCGGCGCGTTCGCGGTCCTCGGCGTGTTGCTGTATCTCGTCGGCGTCGGCGACCTCGTGGACGTGCTTCAGGGCGCGTCGATCGACGTCGTCGCGCTCGTCGTGCTCGTCACGGTCGGGTGGCTCGTCGCCTGGGCGGTCGCGCTCAGAACCGTGCTCGGTGTGCTCGGCATCCGGCTGTCGGTCCTTCGGTCGTTTCTCGTGTTCAACGGGGCGATGTTCTCGAACAACGTCACGCCGTTCGGCCAGGCCGGGGGCGAACCCGTCACCGCCCTGCTCATCGCGACGGTCGCCGACACGGAGTACGAGCGCGGCCTCGCAGCCATCGCCAGCGTGGACACGCTCAACTTCGTCCCCTCGATCACGCTCGCGCTCGTCGGCGCGGCGTACTTCGCCACCGAGACGACGTTCGGCACCCGGCTCCAGCTCGCGACCGGCGTCGTCGTCGCGCTCGCGCTCCTCGTTCCGGGGCTCGTTTACCTCGGGTGGCAGAACCGGTACGCGCTCGAAACGCGGATCGTCGGGGCGTTCGTCCCGTTGATCCGCCGGATCGCCGGGATCCTCCCGGTGTTCTCCGCGCCGACCGAGGAGTCGGTCGAGTCGCGGATCGGTCACTTCTTCGGCGCCATCGAGCGCGTCGCCACCGACCGAACCGGGATCGCGGTCTCGCTTGCGGCCTCGACGCTCGGCTGGATCCTCCAGATGGTCGCCCTCTATCTCGCGTTCCTGGCGATCGACCAGCCGGTCCCGTTCTCGGCGATGCTGTTCGTCGTCCCGATGGGTGCGATCGCGGGGATCACGCCGTTACCTGGCGGCGCGGGCGGCATCGAGGCGGTGCTCGTGGCCGTGCTCGCGGCGCTCCCCTCCGTGTCGGTTTCCGCGACGGCGGCGCTGGGCGCCGTCGTCATCTATCGCGGCGCCGTCTACTGGGTGCCGGTGATCATCGGCGGGGTCGTCGTGAGCGTGATCGGCGCCGACAGCGTCGGCTGA
- the thiL gene encoding thiamine-phosphate kinase, producing MDEREALARLTATLPGAGDDCAVVGDRVLTTDMLHETTDFPAGVDRYTAGWRAVGASLSDVAAMGADAEAAVAAYGAPRFDPDEVGDFVRGAREVCAAVDAEYVGGDLDRHDEFTVATTALGESDDPIRRGGATRGDAVCVTGALGRSAAAVRAFEDGDAERGNELFRFTPRVAAGVALRPYATAMMDSSDGLARSLHQLVEASDVSDLGMDITESYVPVADAVRERFDDDEARREAALFFGEDFELVFTLPSDAVDDAREASPTPISVIGNVTWDGVRMDGEPLPDRGYEHAGD from the coding sequence ATGGACGAACGCGAGGCGCTCGCGCGACTGACCGCGACGCTCCCGGGCGCGGGCGACGACTGCGCGGTCGTCGGCGACCGGGTGCTCACGACCGACATGCTCCACGAGACGACGGACTTCCCCGCCGGCGTCGACCGCTACACCGCGGGCTGGCGGGCGGTCGGCGCCTCGCTGTCGGACGTGGCCGCGATGGGCGCCGACGCGGAGGCGGCCGTCGCGGCCTACGGGGCGCCGCGGTTCGACCCCGACGAGGTCGGCGACTTCGTGCGCGGCGCACGCGAGGTCTGTGCGGCGGTCGACGCCGAGTACGTCGGCGGCGATCTCGACCGCCACGACGAGTTCACCGTCGCGACGACCGCGCTCGGCGAGAGCGACGACCCGATCCGTCGCGGCGGCGCCACCCGCGGCGACGCGGTGTGCGTGACCGGCGCGCTCGGCCGCAGTGCCGCCGCCGTCCGCGCGTTCGAGGACGGTGACGCCGAGCGCGGGAACGAGCTGTTCCGCTTCACCCCGCGCGTCGCCGCCGGCGTCGCGCTCCGGCCGTACGCGACGGCGATGATGGACTCCAGCGACGGGCTCGCGCGCTCGCTGCACCAGCTCGTCGAGGCGAGCGACGTGAGCGACCTCGGGATGGACATCACCGAGTCGTACGTCCCCGTCGCCGACGCGGTGCGCGAGCGGTTCGACGACGACGAGGCGCGCCGGGAGGCGGCGCTGTTCTTCGGCGAGGACTTCGAGCTGGTGTTCACGCTCCCGAGCGACGCCGTCGACGACGCCCGCGAGGCCTCGCCGACGCCGATCTCGGTGATCGGAAACGTGACGTGGGACGGCGTCAGGATGGACGGCGAGCCGCTCCCGGACCGCGGCTACGAGCACGCCGGGGACTGA
- a CDS encoding site-2 protease family protein → MSEAAAADYPRPPELDAVFHCSEIRRDDDRILYYGISDVDERELVRRVWPAFREAGYEVQVVTTDSGLDVIVARPYADGLDGVPWVNVGLFVATVATTLLVGATAWYYVPFSTIQENPLSVLQAWPFTAAVLGVLLTHELGHYALGRYHGVDVSLPYVIPFILPFGTMGAIIRMRGQMPDREALFDIGVAGPLAGLAATIVVTVVGLLLGPFTVPQSVLGGGGQVIVFNNPPLLDLIAAALNQPTGYTDPTKTAHPVVMGAWVGMFFTVLNLLPVGQLDGGHIVRAMVGRRQETVAAFVPTALFGIAAYLYFVRDLGLNESVGLWAFWGLFSAFIAYRGPAEPIDDTALGPKRIAVGVFTFALGLLCFMLVPIQVTTI, encoded by the coding sequence ATGAGCGAGGCGGCCGCAGCCGACTATCCCCGTCCCCCCGAACTCGACGCCGTCTTCCATTGTTCGGAGATCCGACGGGACGACGATCGGATCCTCTACTACGGGATCAGCGACGTGGACGAGCGCGAGCTCGTCCGTCGCGTCTGGCCGGCGTTCCGGGAGGCCGGCTACGAGGTACAGGTCGTCACCACCGACTCCGGGCTGGACGTGATCGTCGCCCGCCCGTACGCCGACGGCCTCGACGGCGTTCCCTGGGTCAACGTCGGGCTGTTCGTCGCGACGGTGGCGACGACGCTGCTCGTCGGTGCGACGGCGTGGTACTACGTCCCCTTCTCGACGATCCAGGAGAACCCCCTCTCCGTGTTGCAGGCGTGGCCCTTCACCGCGGCCGTCCTCGGCGTGCTGTTGACGCACGAACTCGGCCACTACGCGCTCGGTCGCTACCACGGCGTCGACGTGTCGCTCCCCTACGTCATCCCCTTCATCCTCCCGTTCGGGACGATGGGCGCGATCATCCGGATGCGCGGGCAGATGCCCGACCGGGAGGCGCTGTTCGACATCGGCGTCGCCGGCCCGCTCGCGGGGCTGGCCGCCACGATCGTCGTCACGGTGGTCGGCCTCCTCCTCGGGCCGTTCACGGTCCCGCAGTCGGTGCTCGGCGGCGGCGGCCAGGTCATCGTGTTCAACAACCCGCCGCTGTTGGACCTGATCGCCGCCGCGTTGAACCAGCCCACCGGCTACACCGACCCGACGAAAACCGCACATCCCGTGGTCATGGGCGCGTGGGTCGGGATGTTCTTCACGGTGCTCAACCTCCTCCCGGTCGGCCAACTCGACGGCGGCCACATCGTCCGCGCGATGGTTGGCCGGCGCCAGGAGACGGTTGCGGCGTTCGTGCCCACCGCGCTGTTCGGCATCGCCGCGTACCTCTATTTCGTTCGCGACCTCGGGCTCAACGAGTCCGTCGGGCTGTGGGCCTTCTGGGGGCTGTTCTCGGCGTTCATCGCCTACCGCGGCCCCGCGGAGCCGATCGACGACACCGCGCTCGGCCCGAAACGCATCGCCGTCGGCGTGTTCACGTTCGCCCTCGGCCTCCTGTGTTTCATGCTCGTGCCGATCCAGGTGACGACGATCTGA
- a CDS encoding DUF7123 family protein, with amino-acid sequence MSATVQPSDTDRASTDTPSKEERLATFLREKAEDGELYFKSKFIAEEVGLSPKEIGALMVKLKDSACGLSIEKWSYTSATTWRIEPAN; translated from the coding sequence ATGAGCGCAACCGTGCAACCCTCCGACACCGACCGCGCCTCGACCGACACCCCCTCCAAGGAGGAGCGTCTCGCGACGTTCCTGCGCGAGAAGGCCGAGGACGGCGAGCTCTACTTCAAGAGCAAGTTCATCGCCGAGGAAGTCGGCCTCTCGCCGAAGGAGATCGGCGCCCTGATGGTGAAGCTCAAGGACTCCGCCTGCGGGCTCTCCATCGAGAAGTGGTCGTACACGTCCGCGACCACCTGGCGCATCGAGCCGGCGAACTGA
- a CDS encoding molybdopterin synthase, whose amino-acid sequence MRTLSLVGPGAADLLAPLSARLDGRVATIRRDDGDGGIAAGSAGRPADADEPAAGSAGGPGDTDRGPGAAYRLGDDGGWTGAGAGETFPDLLDRLAPDFDYALVAGFSKLRLPTVVVGDEAVPGDVVARVADADELSVEDLVDHIEDAEPHVTLEALIDEAKASEGADRSGAIATFTGRVRAKDAPDDDRTEALEFEKYEGVAADRMARIERELEAREGVFDVRMHHRVGVVADGEDIVFVVVLAGHRTEAFRTVEDGINRLKDEVPIFKKETTESDEFWVHERSQ is encoded by the coding sequence ATGCGCACGCTCTCGCTTGTCGGCCCCGGCGCGGCCGACCTCCTGGCCCCCCTGTCGGCGCGGCTCGACGGCCGCGTGGCGACCATCCGTCGCGACGACGGTGACGGCGGTATCGCCGCCGGATCGGCCGGTCGACCGGCCGACGCGGACGAACCGGCGGCCGGCTCGGCTGGCGGGCCCGGAGACACGGATCGCGGCCCCGGTGCCGCGTACCGCCTCGGCGACGACGGCGGGTGGACCGGCGCCGGCGCCGGCGAGACGTTCCCCGACCTGCTCGACCGGCTGGCCCCCGACTTCGACTACGCGCTCGTCGCGGGGTTCTCGAAACTCCGCCTGCCGACGGTCGTCGTCGGCGACGAGGCCGTCCCGGGCGACGTTGTCGCTCGCGTCGCCGACGCGGACGAGCTGTCGGTCGAGGATCTCGTCGACCACATCGAGGACGCGGAGCCGCACGTCACCCTGGAGGCGCTCATCGACGAGGCGAAAGCCAGCGAGGGCGCCGACCGGTCGGGCGCCATCGCGACGTTCACCGGCCGCGTCCGCGCGAAGGACGCCCCGGACGACGACCGGACCGAGGCGCTGGAGTTCGAGAAGTACGAGGGCGTCGCCGCCGATCGGATGGCCCGCATCGAGCGCGAGCTCGAGGCGCGGGAGGGCGTCTTCGACGTGCGGATGCACCACCGCGTCGGCGTCGTCGCCGACGGCGAGGACATCGTCTTCGTCGTCGTGCTCGCGGGCCACCGGACCGAGGCGTTCCGCACCGTCGAGGACGGCATCAACCGGCTCAAGGACGAGGTCCCGATATTCAAGAAGGAGACGACCGAGAGCGACGAGTTCTGGGTGCACGAGCGGTCTCAGTAG
- the pyrH gene encoding UMP kinase, which yields MRVVLSLGGSVLAPELDSGRVAAYANAIERLVDEGCELGVVVGGGGVARDYIGAARDLDANEVQLDQLGIDVTRVNARLLITALGPSVDPSPAHDYDEAADAIRRGDVSVMGGVTPGQTTDAVAAALGEYVDADLLVYATGADGIYDADPNVDESATQFAEMTPEELVEVIVPMSRDAGASAPVDLLAAKLIQRAGMRTVVLDGHDPEAVENAVLYGEHTGTDVVPAGGDEPTYWAQR from the coding sequence ATGAGAGTAGTCCTGTCGCTCGGCGGGAGCGTCCTCGCGCCGGAACTCGACTCCGGGCGCGTGGCGGCGTACGCGAACGCCATCGAGCGGTTGGTCGACGAGGGCTGTGAGCTGGGGGTCGTCGTCGGCGGCGGCGGCGTCGCGCGCGACTACATCGGCGCGGCCCGGGATCTGGACGCCAACGAGGTCCAACTCGACCAGCTGGGCATCGACGTGACGCGGGTGAACGCCCGGCTGCTCATCACCGCGCTGGGCCCGTCGGTCGACCCCTCCCCCGCGCACGATTACGACGAGGCGGCCGACGCCATCCGCCGCGGCGACGTGTCGGTGATGGGCGGCGTCACGCCGGGACAGACCACCGACGCCGTCGCGGCCGCGCTCGGGGAGTACGTCGACGCCGACCTCCTCGTGTACGCGACGGGCGCGGACGGCATCTACGACGCCGACCCGAACGTCGACGAGTCGGCCACGCAGTTCGCGGAGATGACGCCCGAGGAACTGGTCGAGGTCATCGTGCCGATGAGCCGCGACGCCGGCGCCTCCGCGCCGGTCGACCTGCTGGCGGCGAAGCTCATCCAGCGCGCCGGGATGCGGACGGTCGTCCTCGACGGCCACGACCCCGAGGCGGTCGAGAACGCGGTACTGTACGGCGAACACACCGGGACCGACGTGGTTCCCGCCGGCGGCGACGAGCCGACGTACTGGGCGCAACGATGA
- the lysS gene encoding lysine--tRNA ligase, whose amino-acid sequence MSGEDERSESSDRTGSAATREDDDPAVDPHAVGGRGDGDGDAHHAFWADEVADEIEARDPDEPIVIKGGVSPSGIAHIGNFNEIIRGYFVAAVLRERGHEVRQVFTSDDKDALRKLPRKLADTDGDIVELGDVNAGALGQNLGKPYTDIPDPFEDGHDSYAAHFAALLSADAEALDIPVEMVSNTELYADGSFDDVVERVLRNADAARETLGKYQDKVDEDYVPFMPQCSECGMLTQDVTEVDLDAREVHYRCSGIEAGERFMEGCGHEGVASFREGKLPWRFEWPAQWEVLGVDFEPFGKDHAEGSWPSGVDIARNVLGIEPPVPMVYEWFTLNGESLSSSEGHVVTVQEVLDLIEPEVLRYFFVRNPKKAKDFDVERLDQLVNEFDRFERAYFGDADPDERFAAFAERGYPFVVDEVREGRVRLPYTFAAVLGMVDDRGFRIQLARDEGHFTDETPEWAIEDALERVERARRWAERCDNEYNYRLQSDLPEHDFEAAVEAALDDLADFVADGHDGEAIQGEIYETARRHDVAVGDFFAAGYRLFFDETQGPRLGEFLGELEREFVVSRLRRES is encoded by the coding sequence ATGAGCGGCGAGGACGAACGCAGTGAGTCCTCGGACCGAACGGGGAGCGCAGCGACCCGTGAGGACGACGATCCCGCCGTCGATCCGCACGCGGTCGGCGGTCGCGGCGACGGGGACGGCGACGCACACCACGCGTTCTGGGCCGACGAGGTCGCCGACGAGATCGAGGCGCGCGACCCCGACGAGCCGATCGTGATCAAGGGCGGCGTCTCGCCCTCGGGCATCGCCCACATCGGCAACTTCAACGAGATCATCCGGGGCTACTTCGTCGCGGCGGTGCTTCGCGAGCGGGGCCACGAGGTCCGGCAGGTGTTCACCAGCGACGACAAGGACGCCCTCCGGAAGCTCCCCCGGAAGCTGGCGGACACCGACGGCGACATCGTCGAGCTGGGCGACGTGAACGCCGGCGCGCTCGGCCAGAACCTCGGGAAGCCGTACACGGACATCCCGGACCCGTTCGAGGACGGCCACGATTCCTACGCCGCCCACTTCGCGGCGCTGCTGTCGGCCGACGCCGAGGCCCTCGACATCCCGGTCGAGATGGTGTCGAACACGGAGCTGTACGCCGACGGCTCCTTCGACGACGTGGTCGAGCGCGTGCTGCGCAACGCCGACGCCGCCCGCGAGACGCTGGGGAAGTACCAGGACAAGGTCGACGAGGACTACGTCCCGTTCATGCCGCAGTGCTCCGAGTGCGGCATGCTGACGCAGGACGTGACCGAGGTGGATCTCGACGCCCGCGAGGTCCACTATCGCTGTTCGGGGATCGAGGCGGGCGAGCGGTTCATGGAGGGGTGCGGCCACGAGGGCGTCGCCTCCTTCCGCGAGGGGAAGCTCCCGTGGCGCTTCGAGTGGCCCGCCCAGTGGGAGGTGCTCGGCGTCGACTTCGAGCCGTTCGGCAAGGACCACGCGGAGGGCTCCTGGCCCAGCGGCGTCGACATCGCCCGGAACGTCCTCGGCATCGAGCCGCCCGTCCCGATGGTGTACGAGTGGTTCACGCTCAACGGCGAGTCGCTGTCCTCCTCGGAGGGGCACGTCGTCACCGTCCAGGAGGTGCTCGACCTGATCGAGCCGGAGGTGCTGCGCTACTTCTTCGTCCGCAACCCGAAGAAGGCGAAGGACTTCGACGTCGAGCGGCTGGACCAGTTGGTCAACGAGTTCGACCGCTTCGAGCGCGCGTACTTCGGCGATGCGGACCCCGACGAGCGCTTCGCGGCGTTCGCCGAGCGGGGGTACCCGTTCGTCGTCGACGAGGTGCGGGAGGGTCGCGTCCGCCTGCCGTACACCTTCGCGGCGGTGCTCGGGATGGTCGACGACCGCGGGTTCCGGATCCAGCTCGCTCGCGACGAGGGGCACTTCACCGACGAGACGCCCGAGTGGGCCATCGAGGACGCGCTGGAGCGCGTCGAGCGCGCCCGCCGGTGGGCCGAGCGCTGTGACAACGAGTACAACTACCGGCTCCAGTCTGACCTCCCGGAACACGACTTCGAGGCGGCCGTCGAGGCCGCCCTCGACGACCTCGCCGACTTCGTCGCCGACGGGCACGACGGCGAGGCGATCCAGGGCGAGATCTACGAGACCGCCCGACGCCACGACGTGGCGGTCGGCGACTTCTTCGCCGCCGGCTACCGGCTGTTCTTCGACGAGACGCAGGGGCCGCGGCTGGGCGAGTTCCTCGGCGAGTTGGAGCGCGAGTTCGTCGTCTCGCGGTTACGGCGGGAGTCGTAG
- a CDS encoding PadR family transcriptional regulator yields the protein MRKSGPPRGLISYIVLELLEEKPRYGYEILKEITDISGGHWEPSYGSVYPILYKFEDEGYAERIEREDEPDRKYFALTDEGRDHLTEKRREVGGKARDFADVILGFYHMYVAFATDERFDVDPSDDDWHFDGEYSGWIAEQVIRHHERDFGEFERIGDTPEEFHARQGDADAPEGDTGENADASEDGDDNRSEEAAADGGTNA from the coding sequence ATGCGGAAGAGCGGCCCGCCGCGTGGCCTCATCTCGTACATCGTGCTGGAACTCCTCGAGGAGAAGCCGCGCTACGGCTACGAGATCCTCAAGGAGATCACCGACATCAGCGGCGGCCACTGGGAACCGTCCTACGGCTCCGTCTACCCCATCCTCTACAAGTTCGAGGACGAGGGCTACGCCGAGCGGATCGAGCGCGAGGACGAGCCCGACCGGAAGTACTTCGCGCTGACCGACGAGGGCCGCGACCACCTGACCGAGAAACGTCGCGAGGTCGGCGGGAAGGCGCGCGACTTCGCGGACGTGATCTTGGGCTTCTACCACATGTACGTCGCGTTCGCGACCGACGAACGCTTCGACGTGGACCCGTCGGACGACGACTGGCACTTCGACGGCGAGTACTCCGGGTGGATCGCCGAGCAGGTGATCCGCCACCACGAGCGGGACTTCGGCGAGTTCGAGCGCATCGGGGACACGCCCGAGGAGTTCCACGCCCGGCAGGGCGACGCCGACGCGCCCGAGGGCGACACTGGCGAGAACGCGGACGCGAGCGAGGACGGCGACGACAATCGCTCGGAGGAGGCGGCCGCCGACGGCGGGACGAACGCCTGA
- a CDS encoding site-2 protease family protein has translation MNTLLWVLVGALAYSVVLMALYTRGYLPDAVRVQGPLTTIHTQRGRAFLNWLAGPRRFWRAWSNLGVGIAVVVMVAMFAFLVWSALATLQRPVQTQANQPSNFLIIPGVNDFLPLAVAPEIVLGLLIALVVHEGGHGLLCRVEDIDIDSLGLVLLTVIPVGAFVEPDEESQSNADRGARSRMFAAGVTNNFAVTAVAFALLFGPVIASITPAAGLAVGGAYAGAPASDAGIEGGDRITAVGGTEVADPAAFESALSATEDPSVEMTVNGEETVTVDRRVTVVGAVEGNPLGLSVDPEGDAPQITAVNGTEVRTAAEFREVASEHELARVSTAEGEVTAPLGAYVTNVSADGPLGSQTDLPGTLTITRIDGERILAYDDLDRTLSGDEYDPGDTVTLRVYADGQFREVDVELGGTDDDPRVGVVVTQGVSGVVVDDLGIQRYPAEAYLALLGGDSGGAPPGLGGLAGTPLGLVYAALLLPLASAVSAALPYNFAGFYGEFAGFYDVTGPLAAFGEWPVFLLANVLFWTGWINIQLGIFNCIPGYPLDGGRILRMGAEGLVSRLPVSNRNRLVTTLTTSVGLTMLTALLVVVFAPQFL, from the coding sequence ATGAACACGCTCCTGTGGGTCCTCGTGGGAGCCCTCGCGTACTCCGTCGTTCTCATGGCGCTGTACACGCGCGGGTACCTCCCGGACGCCGTGCGCGTCCAGGGGCCGCTGACGACGATCCACACCCAGCGCGGTCGCGCGTTCCTCAACTGGCTCGCGGGCCCCCGGCGGTTCTGGCGGGCCTGGAGCAACCTCGGCGTCGGCATCGCCGTCGTCGTCATGGTCGCGATGTTCGCGTTCCTCGTGTGGTCGGCGCTCGCCACCCTCCAACGCCCCGTCCAGACGCAGGCGAACCAGCCCTCGAACTTCCTCATCATCCCCGGCGTCAACGACTTCCTCCCGCTCGCGGTCGCGCCGGAGATCGTCCTCGGGCTGCTGATCGCGCTCGTCGTCCACGAGGGCGGTCACGGCTTGCTGTGTCGCGTCGAGGACATCGACATCGACTCGCTCGGACTCGTCCTCCTCACGGTCATCCCCGTCGGCGCGTTCGTCGAACCCGACGAGGAGAGCCAGTCGAACGCCGACCGCGGCGCGCGCAGCCGGATGTTCGCCGCCGGCGTCACGAACAACTTCGCCGTCACCGCCGTCGCGTTCGCGTTGCTGTTCGGCCCGGTCATCGCCTCGATCACCCCCGCCGCGGGGCTCGCGGTCGGCGGCGCGTACGCGGGCGCGCCGGCGTCCGACGCCGGCATCGAGGGCGGGGACCGGATCACCGCCGTCGGCGGGACGGAGGTCGCGGACCCCGCGGCCTTCGAGTCGGCGCTGTCGGCGACCGAGGACCCGTCCGTCGAGATGACCGTCAACGGCGAGGAGACGGTCACCGTCGACAGGCGCGTCACCGTCGTCGGCGCCGTCGAGGGGAACCCACTCGGACTCTCGGTCGATCCCGAGGGCGACGCCCCGCAGATCACCGCCGTCAACGGGACCGAGGTCCGCACCGCCGCGGAGTTCCGTGAGGTCGCCAGCGAGCACGAACTCGCGCGCGTGTCCACCGCCGAGGGCGAGGTCACCGCGCCGCTTGGCGCGTACGTCACGAACGTCTCCGCCGACGGGCCCCTCGGGAGCCAGACCGACCTCCCCGGCACCCTGACCATCACTCGGATCGACGGGGAACGGATCCTCGCGTACGACGATCTCGACCGCACCCTCTCGGGCGACGAGTACGACCCCGGCGACACGGTGACGCTGCGGGTGTACGCAGACGGGCAGTTCCGCGAGGTCGACGTCGAACTCGGCGGCACCGACGACGACCCGCGCGTGGGCGTCGTCGTGACGCAAGGGGTCTCCGGCGTCGTCGTCGACGACCTCGGGATCCAGCGGTACCCCGCCGAGGCGTACCTCGCGCTGCTGGGCGGCGATTCCGGCGGCGCGCCGCCCGGACTGGGCGGGCTCGCGGGGACGCCACTGGGACTGGTGTACGCCGCGCTGTTGCTCCCGCTCGCGAGCGCGGTCTCCGCGGCGCTGCCGTACAACTTCGCGGGCTTCTACGGCGAGTTCGCGGGCTTTTACGACGTGACCGGGCCGCTCGCCGCGTTCGGGGAGTGGCCGGTGTTCCTCCTCGCGAACGTGCTGTTCTGGACCGGATGGATCAACATCCAGCTGGGGATCTTCAACTGTATCCCCGGCTATCCGCTCGACGGCGGTCGCATCCTCCGTATGGGCGCCGAGGGACTCGTCTCCCGGCTCCCGGTGTCGAACCGCAACCGGCTGGTCACGACGCTCACCACCTCCGTCGGCCTCACGATGCTGACGGCGCTGCTGGTCGTCGTGTTCGCGCCGCAGTTCCTCTGA
- a CDS encoding heme-binding protein: protein MAKPPRTEEGWYALHDFRTVDWDAWRAAPEREREAAVEEGVAYLEEHERVVDAEEGASAVFSVLGHKADLMIVHFRPTLDALSAAERRFESTALAEFTDQPTSYVSVTEVSDYVSDSYFDSEVSETPREGGEAADDGEEETDEGIRRYIEGKLKPDIPDTEYVSFYPMSRKREAEQNWYTLEYEERSDLLSAHGEIGREYAGKIKQVIASSVGLDDYEWGVTLFGGDPADIKDIVYEMRFDEASAEYGEFGPFYVGRRFPPTDLGAYLDGEQVPTSEHESGGHHHGDADAHGEGGHHHEGHGDGEGDHHDDADGGHHGGDADDGSDDDAEEESIRSELEDLDVYAGKPHGEDVFATVLYSEADADELFEEVDGLRKNFDHYGTHVKTAVYEGNETDRAAVVSIWETASAAETAAGFLSELPGIVERAGEESGFGTMGMFYTVKPEHRGDFVEKFGVVGDTLEDMDGHYETDLMVNREDENDMFIASQWASREDAMDFFRSDAFRDTVSWGRDVLADRPRHVFLA from the coding sequence ATGGCGAAGCCCCCACGCACCGAAGAGGGTTGGTACGCGCTGCACGACTTCCGAACCGTCGACTGGGACGCGTGGCGTGCGGCCCCGGAGCGCGAGCGCGAGGCGGCCGTCGAGGAGGGCGTCGCATATCTCGAGGAGCACGAACGCGTCGTCGACGCCGAGGAGGGAGCCTCGGCCGTGTTCTCGGTGCTCGGGCACAAGGCCGACCTCATGATCGTCCACTTCCGGCCGACGCTGGACGCGCTGTCGGCCGCCGAGCGCCGCTTCGAGTCGACGGCGCTGGCGGAGTTCACCGACCAGCCGACCTCGTACGTCTCGGTGACGGAGGTCTCCGACTACGTCTCGGACAGCTACTTCGACAGCGAGGTGTCGGAGACACCTCGTGAAGGCGGCGAAGCCGCCGACGACGGCGAGGAGGAGACCGACGAGGGAATCCGCCGATACATCGAGGGGAAGCTGAAGCCCGACATCCCGGACACGGAGTACGTCTCCTTCTACCCGATGAGCCGCAAGCGGGAGGCCGAGCAGAACTGGTACACCCTCGAGTACGAGGAGCGCTCGGACCTCCTGTCGGCCCACGGCGAGATCGGCCGCGAGTACGCCGGGAAGATCAAGCAGGTGATCGCCTCGTCGGTCGGCCTGGACGACTACGAGTGGGGCGTCACCCTCTTCGGCGGCGACCCCGCCGACATCAAGGACATCGTCTACGAGATGCGCTTCGACGAGGCCTCCGCCGAGTACGGCGAGTTCGGCCCCTTCTACGTCGGCCGGCGCTTCCCGCCGACGGATCTCGGCGCGTATCTCGACGGCGAGCAGGTGCCGACGAGCGAGCACGAGTCCGGCGGCCACCACCACGGCGACGCGGACGCCCACGGCGAGGGCGGACACCACCACGAGGGTCACGGCGACGGCGAGGGCGACCATCACGACGACGCGGACGGCGGCCATCACGGCGGCGACGCGGACGACGGGAGCGACGACGACGCCGAGGAGGAGAGCATCCGGTCGGAGCTGGAGGACCTCGACGTTTACGCCGGCAAACCACACGGCGAGGACGTGTTCGCGACGGTCCTCTACTCCGAGGCGGACGCCGACGAGCTGTTCGAGGAGGTCGACGGGCTGCGCAAGAACTTCGACCACTACGGCACCCACGTGAAGACCGCGGTGTACGAGGGCAACGAGACCGACCGCGCGGCGGTCGTGAGCATCTGGGAGACCGCCAGCGCCGCCGAGACGGCCGCCGGCTTCCTCTCGGAGCTGCCGGGCATCGTCGAGCGCGCCGGCGAGGAGTCCGGCTTCGGGACGATGGGAATGTTCTACACCGTCAAGCCCGAGCACCGCGGGGACTTCGTCGAGAAGTTCGGCGTCGTCGGCGACACCCTCGAGGACATGGACGGCCACTACGAGACGGATCTGATGGTGAACCGCGAGGACGAGAACGACATGTTCATCGCCAGCCAGTGGGCCTCCCGCGAGGACGCGATGGACTTCTTCCGGTCGGACGCCTTCCGCGACACCGTCTCGTGGGGCCGGGACGTGCTCGCCGACCGGCCGCGCCACGTGTTCCTGGCGTGA